Proteins found in one Sporosarcina sp. FSL K6-3457 genomic segment:
- the fusA gene encoding elongation factor G → MARKFSLENTRNIGIMAHIDAGKTTTTERILYYTGKIHKIGETHEGASQMDWMEQEQERGITITSAATTAEWKDHRVNIIDTPGHVDFTVEVERSLRVLDGAVTVLDAQSGVEPQTETVWRQATNYGVPRLVFINKMDKMGADFLYSVGTLVERLGANAHPIQLPIGAEDQFSAIIDLVEMNAVYYNDDTGLNAEVKEIPEEHRAKAEEYREKLIEAVAEFDEDLMNKFLDEEEITKEEIKAAIRKATLAVEFYPVVCGTAFKNKGVQLVLDAVIDYLPSPIDIPPMKGTNPETDEEVERHSDDSEPFSALAFKVMTDPYVGKLTFFRVYSGTLQSGSYVQNSSKGKRERVGRILQMHADSREEISEVHAGDIAAAVGLKDTGTGDTLCDDKALVILESMDFPEPVISLSVEPKTKADQDKMGMALAKLQEEDPTFRAHTDQETGEVIIAGMGELHLDVLVDRMRREFNVEANVGAPQVSYRETFRASAEVEGKFVRQSGGRGQFGHVWIEFSPNEEGKGFEFVNNIVGGTVPREYIPAVEAGIRDSLDNGVIAGYPLIDIKARLFDGSYHDVDSNEMAFKIAASMALKNAVSKVNPVLLEPMMKVEVQIPEEYMGDIMGDVTSRRGRVEGMEARGNAQVVRAMVPLANMFGYATSLRSNTQGRGNFSMVFDHYEEVPKSIAEEIIKKNKGE, encoded by the coding sequence ATGGCTAGAAAATTCTCCTTAGAGAATACGCGTAACATTGGTATCATGGCTCACATCGATGCTGGTAAAACAACTACGACTGAGCGGATCCTTTATTACACTGGTAAAATCCACAAAATTGGAGAAACGCACGAAGGTGCATCTCAAATGGACTGGATGGAGCAAGAGCAAGAACGTGGAATCACAATCACTTCTGCTGCAACGACGGCGGAATGGAAAGATCACCGCGTAAACATTATCGATACACCAGGTCACGTGGACTTCACTGTTGAAGTTGAACGTTCACTTCGTGTTCTTGATGGTGCTGTAACGGTGCTTGACGCTCAATCGGGCGTTGAACCACAAACAGAAACTGTCTGGCGTCAAGCGACAAACTATGGCGTTCCACGTCTAGTTTTCATTAATAAAATGGACAAAATGGGTGCGGATTTCCTTTACTCAGTAGGTACACTAGTTGAACGACTTGGAGCAAACGCACATCCAATTCAATTGCCAATCGGTGCAGAAGATCAGTTCTCTGCAATTATCGACCTAGTTGAAATGAATGCTGTTTACTACAATGACGATACTGGTCTAAATGCTGAAGTGAAAGAAATACCTGAAGAGCATCGTGCGAAAGCAGAAGAATATCGTGAAAAGCTAATTGAAGCGGTTGCTGAATTCGACGAAGATCTTATGAATAAATTCTTGGATGAAGAAGAAATTACGAAAGAAGAAATCAAAGCTGCAATTCGTAAAGCTACGCTTGCAGTTGAATTCTACCCTGTTGTATGTGGAACTGCATTCAAGAACAAAGGTGTTCAACTCGTCCTAGACGCAGTAATCGACTACCTACCATCACCAATTGATATTCCTCCTATGAAAGGGACGAATCCTGAAACTGACGAAGAAGTTGAACGTCACTCTGACGACAGCGAGCCGTTTTCGGCACTTGCTTTTAAAGTTATGACGGACCCTTATGTAGGTAAACTTACATTCTTCCGTGTGTACTCTGGTACACTTCAATCTGGATCATATGTACAAAACTCTTCTAAAGGCAAGCGTGAGCGCGTAGGACGTATCCTGCAAATGCACGCGGATTCTCGTGAAGAAATCAGCGAAGTTCACGCGGGCGATATCGCTGCAGCGGTTGGTCTTAAAGATACAGGAACTGGCGACACACTATGTGACGACAAAGCTCTTGTAATCCTTGAGTCAATGGACTTCCCGGAACCAGTAATCTCACTTTCTGTTGAGCCGAAAACAAAAGCCGACCAAGATAAAATGGGTATGGCACTTGCTAAGCTTCAAGAGGAAGACCCAACATTCCGTGCGCACACGGACCAAGAAACTGGAGAAGTAATCATCGCTGGTATGGGTGAATTGCATCTTGACGTTCTTGTAGACCGTATGCGTCGTGAATTCAACGTTGAAGCTAACGTTGGAGCACCGCAAGTATCTTACCGTGAAACTTTCCGTGCATCTGCGGAAGTTGAAGGTAAATTCGTGCGTCAGTCTGGTGGACGTGGACAGTTCGGTCACGTTTGGATCGAATTCTCTCCTAATGAAGAAGGAAAAGGATTCGAATTCGTCAACAACATCGTCGGAGGAACTGTTCCACGTGAATATATTCCGGCTGTTGAAGCAGGTATCCGTGATTCACTAGACAATGGTGTAATCGCTGGTTATCCTTTGATTGATATTAAAGCTCGTCTATTCGATGGTTCTTATCATGATGTTGACTCCAATGAAATGGCGTTTAAAATTGCTGCATCTATGGCATTGAAAAACGCTGTATCAAAAGTTAACCCGGTTCTACTTGAGCCAATGATGAAAGTTGAAGTTCAAATCCCTGAAGAATACATGGGCGATATCATGGGCGATGTTACATCACGCCGTGGCCGTGTTGAAGGGATGGAAGCTCGTGGTAACGCACAAGTAGTTCGTGCAATGGTTCCACTTGCCAACATGTTTGGATATGCAACATCTCTTCGTTCTAACACACAAGGACGCGGAAACTTCTCAATGGTATTCGATCATTACGAAGAAGTGCCGAAATCAATTGCAGAAGAAATTATCAAGAAAAACAAGGGCGAATAA
- a CDS encoding ribosomal L7Ae/L30e/S12e/Gadd45 family protein, producing MSYEKVERAKKTIIGTKQAVKAIRAGIVTAVIIAQDAEERVVAPVKEEARLHSIQVTYVDSKEKLGNACGIQVGAAVVAITG from the coding sequence ATGTCTTATGAAAAAGTCGAGCGGGCAAAGAAGACAATCATCGGTACAAAGCAGGCAGTGAAAGCGATCCGTGCAGGGATAGTGACTGCAGTCATTATCGCGCAAGATGCTGAAGAACGAGTTGTTGCTCCGGTAAAGGAGGAAGCTAGGCTTCATAGCATCCAAGTGACATATGTTGATTCGAAAGAAAAACTCGGAAATGCATGTGGAATTCAAGTCGGTGCAGCCGTGGTTGCGATTACTGGATAA
- the rpsL gene encoding 30S ribosomal protein S12, whose protein sequence is MPTINQLVRKPRKPNVTGSKSPALGKSYNSFKKSMTDVNSPQKRGVCTRVGTMTPKKPNSALRKYARVRLTNSMEVNAYIPGEGHNLQEHSVVLIRGGRVKDLPGVRYHVVRGALDTAGVTGRMQSRSMYGAKKPKVKKS, encoded by the coding sequence ATGCCTACAATTAACCAATTAGTCCGTAAACCACGTAAACCAAACGTGACGGGATCTAAATCACCAGCACTCGGGAAAAGCTATAACAGCTTCAAAAAGTCAATGACAGACGTGAACTCACCACAAAAACGAGGTGTTTGTACACGTGTTGGTACAATGACACCGAAGAAGCCGAACTCGGCACTTCGTAAATATGCACGTGTTCGTTTGACAAACTCTATGGAAGTCAATGCGTACATTCCTGGTGAAGGTCACAACCTACAAGAGCACAGTGTTGTACTTATCCGCGGCGGACGCGTAAAAGACTTACCTGGTGTGCGTTACCATGTTGTTCGTGGAGCACTTGATACTGCTGGAGTTACTGGCCGTATGCAAAGCCGTTCTATGTACGGTGCTAAAAAACCTAAAGTTAAGAAAAGCTAA
- the rpoB gene encoding DNA-directed RNA polymerase subunit beta translates to MTGHLVQYGQHRQRRSFARISEVLDLPNLIEIQTASYEWFMEEGLREMFRDISPIQDFTGNLSLEFIDYQLGDPKYPVDESKERDVTFAAPLRVKVRLHNKETEEVKEQDVFMGDFPLMTENGTFVINGAERVIVSQLVRSPSVYYSDKTDKNGKRGFGATVIPNRGAWLEYETDAKDVVHVRIDRTRKLPITVLLRALGFSSDQEIIELIGDNEYLRNTLEKDNTETSEKALLEIYERLRPGEPPTLDSAKNLLFSRFFDAKRYDLANVGRYKMNKKLHAQNRLFNQTVAETLVDPETGEILLEKDQLIDRRALDRLLPYLEKGIGFEEITHSSGVLDEKITIQSIKIYSPKSEEKQVINVISNAYVDDSIKHVTPADIVASISYFFNLLHGVGNTDDIDHLGNRRLRSVGELLQNQFRIGLSRMERVVKERMSINDTQSIVPQQLINIRPVIASIKEFFGSSQLSQFMDQTNPLAELTHKRRLSALGPGGLTRERAGMEVRDVHYSHYGRMCPIETPEGPNIGLINSLSTFAKVNKFGFIETPYRKVDPVSGRVTAQIDYLTADVEDNYVVAQANAILAEDGSFVNEGVVGRFQGDNTVFKREQIDYMDVSPKQVVSAATACIPFLENDDSNRALMGANMQRQAVPLLNPEAPFVGTGMEHVSARDSGAAVLAKYDGIVEHVEAKEIRVRRIETIDGKEVQGDLTIYRLENFIRSNQGTCYNQRPITSVGDRVKPLDILADGPSMEQGELALGRNVLTAFMTWDGFNYEDAIIMSERLVKDDVFTSVHIEEYESEARDTKLGPEEITRDIPNVGEDALRNLDDRGIIRVGAEVRDGDILVGKVTPKGVTELTAEERLLHAIFGEKAREVRDTSLRVPHGAGGIVLDVKVFNREDGDELPPGVNQLVRAYIVQKRKISVGDKMAGRHGNKGVISRILPESDMPYLPDGTPIDVMLNPLGVPSRMNIGQVLEMHLGMASRSLGIHMASPVFDGANEEDVWETMEEAGMDRDGKTILYDGRSGEAFDNRVSVGVMYLIKLAHMVDDKLHARSTGPYSLVTQQPLGGKAQFGGQRFGEMEVWALEAYGAAYTLQEILTVKSDDVVGRVKTYEAIVKGESVPQPGVPESFKVLIKELQSLGLDVKMLSLDLEEIELRDLDDDDDMQPTDALNLIKEDQPV, encoded by the coding sequence TTGACAGGTCATTTAGTTCAGTATGGTCAACACCGTCAGCGACGAAGTTTCGCACGGATCAGCGAAGTGCTGGATCTGCCGAATCTGATTGAAATCCAGACGGCATCTTATGAGTGGTTCATGGAAGAAGGACTACGAGAAATGTTCCGCGATATTTCCCCGATTCAAGACTTTACGGGAAATCTTTCGTTGGAATTCATTGATTATCAGTTGGGAGATCCTAAATATCCCGTTGATGAATCAAAAGAGCGTGACGTAACATTTGCAGCACCGCTACGTGTGAAAGTTCGCTTACACAACAAAGAAACAGAAGAAGTAAAAGAACAAGATGTTTTCATGGGTGATTTCCCGCTTATGACAGAAAACGGAACGTTTGTTATTAACGGTGCAGAACGGGTAATTGTATCCCAACTTGTCCGCTCACCAAGTGTTTATTACAGTGATAAGACAGACAAGAACGGTAAGCGCGGCTTTGGCGCAACAGTTATTCCAAACCGTGGTGCTTGGTTGGAATATGAAACAGATGCAAAAGATGTCGTCCATGTCCGCATTGACCGCACACGTAAGTTGCCAATTACAGTACTACTCCGTGCGCTCGGATTCTCATCCGACCAGGAAATCATCGAGCTAATCGGTGATAACGAGTACTTGCGTAACACGCTTGAAAAGGACAATACGGAAACTTCTGAAAAAGCATTACTTGAAATTTACGAACGCCTCCGTCCGGGAGAACCACCAACACTCGATAGCGCAAAGAACCTCTTGTTCTCTCGTTTCTTCGATGCGAAAAGGTATGACTTGGCAAATGTCGGACGTTATAAAATGAATAAAAAATTGCATGCGCAAAACCGTTTGTTCAATCAAACTGTGGCTGAAACGTTAGTTGATCCTGAAACAGGTGAAATTTTACTGGAGAAAGATCAGCTCATTGATCGTCGTGCATTGGACCGCCTTCTTCCGTACTTGGAAAAAGGAATTGGTTTTGAAGAGATTACCCATTCAAGCGGGGTTCTTGATGAGAAAATCACGATCCAATCGATTAAAATATACTCTCCGAAAAGTGAAGAGAAGCAAGTGATTAATGTCATCTCTAATGCGTATGTCGATGATTCCATTAAGCATGTAACACCTGCGGATATCGTTGCATCTATTAGTTATTTCTTTAACCTTCTTCACGGTGTTGGTAATACGGATGATATCGATCATCTGGGTAATCGTCGTCTACGTTCGGTTGGAGAACTTCTACAAAATCAGTTCCGTATTGGGCTTTCTCGTATGGAGCGTGTTGTGAAAGAGCGTATGTCTATTAATGACACACAATCAATCGTACCGCAGCAACTGATTAATATCCGTCCGGTTATTGCATCAATTAAAGAATTCTTCGGTAGTTCTCAGCTTTCTCAGTTCATGGATCAGACAAACCCGCTAGCGGAACTGACGCATAAACGTAGGTTATCTGCACTTGGACCTGGTGGGTTGACGCGTGAACGTGCTGGTATGGAAGTGCGTGACGTTCACTACTCTCACTATGGCCGTATGTGTCCGATTGAAACACCAGAGGGACCGAATATCGGATTGATTAACTCGTTGTCAACATTTGCGAAAGTGAATAAGTTCGGCTTTATTGAAACGCCGTACCGAAAAGTTGACCCTGTATCAGGGCGCGTAACTGCTCAAATTGATTATCTAACCGCTGATGTGGAAGATAATTATGTTGTGGCACAAGCAAACGCAATCCTTGCAGAAGATGGTTCTTTCGTCAACGAAGGAGTCGTAGGTCGATTCCAAGGGGATAACACGGTATTTAAGCGTGAACAGATTGACTATATGGATGTTTCACCTAAGCAGGTAGTTTCTGCGGCAACGGCGTGTATCCCATTCCTAGAGAATGATGACTCCAACCGTGCGCTTATGGGAGCGAACATGCAACGTCAAGCAGTTCCTTTACTGAATCCAGAAGCTCCTTTTGTAGGAACGGGTATGGAGCATGTGTCAGCACGTGACTCAGGCGCCGCAGTTCTTGCGAAATACGACGGGATTGTAGAGCATGTTGAGGCGAAAGAAATTCGTGTTCGCCGTATTGAAACAATAGATGGTAAAGAAGTACAGGGTGACCTGACGATTTATCGTTTAGAAAACTTTATCCGTTCGAATCAAGGAACATGTTATAACCAACGTCCAATTACAAGTGTAGGAGATCGCGTCAAGCCGCTTGATATTTTGGCAGACGGACCTTCTATGGAACAAGGAGAACTCGCTCTAGGGCGTAACGTTTTAACTGCGTTCATGACATGGGACGGCTTCAACTATGAGGATGCTATCATTATGAGTGAGCGTCTTGTGAAGGATGACGTGTTTACTTCGGTTCATATCGAAGAATACGAATCTGAAGCACGAGATACGAAACTTGGACCTGAAGAAATCACGCGTGATATTCCGAACGTTGGTGAAGATGCACTTCGCAATCTTGACGATCGTGGAATCATCCGTGTAGGTGCTGAAGTTCGTGATGGTGATATTCTTGTTGGTAAAGTGACTCCGAAGGGGGTTACAGAGCTAACGGCTGAAGAAAGACTGCTACATGCAATCTTTGGTGAGAAAGCACGTGAAGTTCGCGATACCTCTCTGCGTGTACCGCATGGTGCTGGCGGGATTGTTCTTGACGTGAAAGTGTTCAATCGTGAAGATGGTGACGAATTGCCACCGGGTGTTAACCAACTCGTTCGTGCTTATATCGTCCAGAAACGTAAAATTTCTGTCGGGGATAAAATGGCCGGGCGTCACGGAAACAAAGGGGTAATTTCTCGTATCTTGCCTGAATCGGATATGCCTTACTTGCCAGACGGCACGCCAATCGATGTCATGCTTAACCCATTGGGTGTACCATCACGTATGAATATCGGACAAGTTTTGGAAATGCACCTTGGTATGGCTTCTCGTAGCCTTGGTATTCATATGGCATCTCCTGTATTTGACGGAGCCAATGAAGAAGATGTGTGGGAAACGATGGAAGAAGCAGGAATGGACCGCGACGGAAAAACAATTCTGTATGATGGTCGTTCTGGTGAAGCCTTCGACAACCGCGTATCCGTTGGTGTCATGTACTTGATTAAACTAGCGCATATGGTCGACGATAAGCTTCATGCTCGTTCAACAGGACCGTACTCACTTGTTACGCAACAACCGCTGGGTGGTAAAGCTCAGTTTGGTGGACAGCGTTTCGGGGAGATGGAAGTGTGGGCACTTGAGGCATATGGCGCAGCTTATACGCTTCAAGAAATTCTAACTGTGAAATCCGATGACGTCGTAGGACGCGTGAAAACGTATGAAGCGATTGTCAAAGGGGAAAGCGTTCCTCAACCAGGTGTTCCAGAATCATTCAAGGTTCTTATTAAGGAACTTCAAAGCCTTGGGTTGGACGTGAAGATGTTGTCACTCGATTTAGAAGAAATTGAGTTACGCGATCTTGATGACGATGATGATATGCAACCAACAGACGCTTTGAATCTTATAAAAGAAGATCAGCCTGTCTGA
- the rpoC gene encoding DNA-directed RNA polymerase subunit beta' produces MIDVNNFEYMKIGLASPDKIRSWSYGEVKKPETINYRTLKPEKDGLFCERIFGPTKDWECHCGKYKRVRYKGVVCDRCGVEVTRQKVRRERMGHIELAAPVTHIWYFKGIPSRMGLILDMTPRALEEIIYFASYVVVDPADTPLERKQLLSEREYRIYREKYGSKFQALMGAEAIERLLMAIDLDKEMEFLKEELKTVQGQRRTRAIRRLEVVESFRNSGNKPEWMVLEVLPVIPPELRPMVQLDGGRFATSDLNDLYRRVINRNNRLKRLLDLGAPGIIVQNEKRMLQEAVDALVDNGRRGRPVTGPGNRPLKSLSHMLKGKQGRFRQNLLGKRVDYSGRSVIVVGPNLKMYQCGLPKEMAIELFKPFVMKELVERGLAHNIKSAKRKIERLHSEVWDVLEDVIREHPVLLNRAPTLHRLGIQAFEPILVEGRAITLHPLVCTAYNADFDGDQMAVHVPLSAEAQAEARLLMLAAQNILNPKDGKPVVTPSQDMVLGNYYLTLERKGATGEGTVFHNADEALIAYHNGHVHLHSRIAIQAGSLNNPTFTNEQNSQLLLTTVGKIIFNEILPESFPYINEPTDSNLEVETPPNYFVPGTVDVKKHFAEMELVEPFKKKILGNIIAEIFKRFHITETSRMLDRMKNLGFKYSTRAGITIGISDIVVLPNKDDILQEAQDKVDKVLQQFRRGLITEEERYDRVISYWSHAKDVIQAKLMDSLDHSNPIYMMSDSGARGNASNFTQLAGMRGLMANPAGRIIELPIKSSFREGLTVLEYFISTHGARKGLADTALKTADSGYLTRRLVDVAQDVIVREDDCGTDRGLEISALMEGTELIEGLDERIEGRHTKKTIYHPETGKLILERDGLITADAARSILDAGLETITIRSAFTCNTKHGVCKKCYGINLATGETVEVGEAVGIIAAQSIGEPGTQLTMRTFHTGGVAGDDITQGLPRIQEIFESRNPKGQAVISEIKGNIIEIDEIREGQKEITIQGEVETRKYLAPYNARLKVQVGDAIDRGDVITEGSIDPKELIIVKDVATVQNYLLKEVQKVYRMQGVEIGDKHVEVMVRQMLRKVRIIEAGDTDLLPGSLLDIHQFADANAVVLKAGKVPATCRPVILGITKASLETESFLSAASFQETTRVLTDAAIKGKTDELLGLKENVIIGKLVPAGTGMQRYRHIVMEQGGEKNSAKKVTAE; encoded by the coding sequence TTGATAGATGTAAACAATTTTGAGTATATGAAAATCGGCCTTGCTTCACCAGATAAGATTCGTTCATGGTCTTACGGAGAAGTAAAAAAGCCAGAAACAATCAACTACCGTACATTAAAACCTGAAAAAGATGGTCTGTTCTGTGAACGTATTTTCGGACCTACAAAAGATTGGGAATGTCATTGCGGGAAGTATAAACGTGTGCGCTATAAAGGCGTTGTTTGTGACCGTTGTGGAGTAGAGGTTACACGTCAAAAAGTGCGTCGCGAACGTATGGGGCATATTGAACTTGCAGCTCCGGTTACACATATTTGGTATTTCAAAGGGATTCCGAGTCGTATGGGACTTATCCTCGATATGACACCACGTGCTTTGGAGGAAATCATCTACTTCGCATCTTATGTAGTAGTTGACCCTGCAGATACACCACTTGAAAGAAAGCAATTGCTTTCTGAAAGAGAATATCGTATTTACCGTGAAAAGTATGGTTCTAAATTCCAAGCACTTATGGGTGCTGAAGCAATCGAACGTCTATTAATGGCAATCGATCTGGATAAAGAAATGGAATTCTTGAAAGAAGAATTGAAAACTGTCCAAGGGCAACGCCGTACACGCGCGATTAGACGTCTTGAAGTCGTTGAGTCATTCCGTAACTCAGGCAATAAACCTGAGTGGATGGTCCTTGAAGTACTGCCGGTTATTCCGCCAGAACTACGCCCGATGGTACAACTTGATGGCGGACGTTTTGCAACTTCTGACTTGAATGATCTATATCGTAGGGTTATTAACCGGAACAACCGATTGAAACGTCTACTTGACCTTGGTGCTCCTGGAATTATCGTTCAAAACGAGAAGCGGATGCTGCAAGAAGCAGTCGATGCACTTGTTGATAATGGCCGTCGCGGTCGTCCAGTTACAGGACCAGGTAACCGTCCGTTGAAATCTTTGTCTCACATGTTGAAAGGTAAGCAAGGGCGATTCCGTCAAAACTTACTTGGAAAACGCGTTGACTATTCTGGTCGTTCCGTTATCGTTGTTGGACCTAACTTGAAAATGTATCAGTGTGGTCTGCCGAAAGAAATGGCAATTGAATTGTTTAAACCATTTGTGATGAAGGAACTTGTTGAACGGGGACTTGCACACAATATTAAGAGTGCTAAACGTAAAATTGAACGCCTTCATTCGGAAGTGTGGGACGTTCTTGAAGATGTCATTCGGGAGCATCCGGTCCTTCTGAACCGGGCACCAACTCTTCACCGTCTTGGTATTCAAGCGTTTGAGCCAATTCTTGTAGAAGGGCGCGCGATCACGCTGCATCCACTCGTTTGTACAGCTTATAACGCTGACTTCGATGGTGACCAGATGGCTGTTCACGTTCCTTTGTCAGCAGAAGCACAAGCAGAAGCACGTTTACTGATGCTAGCTGCGCAAAACATTTTGAACCCGAAAGACGGGAAGCCAGTCGTTACACCGTCCCAAGATATGGTATTAGGGAACTATTACCTCACGTTGGAACGTAAAGGTGCGACGGGTGAAGGAACTGTATTCCATAATGCGGACGAAGCGCTTATCGCTTATCATAATGGTCATGTGCATCTTCACTCGCGAATCGCTATTCAAGCTGGTTCGTTGAATAACCCGACATTTACAAATGAACAAAATAGCCAATTGTTATTAACGACAGTTGGAAAAATAATTTTCAACGAAATTTTACCAGAATCGTTCCCATATATTAACGAGCCAACAGATTCCAACTTGGAAGTTGAAACGCCTCCTAACTATTTCGTTCCAGGAACTGTAGATGTGAAAAAACATTTCGCAGAAATGGAACTTGTGGAACCATTCAAGAAGAAGATTCTTGGTAATATCATCGCGGAAATTTTTAAACGTTTCCATATTACGGAAACGTCAAGAATGCTTGACCGCATGAAGAACCTTGGATTCAAATATTCAACACGTGCAGGAATTACAATTGGTATATCTGATATCGTTGTATTACCGAATAAAGATGATATTTTGCAAGAAGCGCAAGATAAAGTCGATAAAGTACTACAACAGTTCCGTCGTGGTCTGATCACAGAAGAAGAGCGATATGATCGCGTTATTTCTTACTGGAGTCATGCGAAGGATGTAATTCAAGCTAAACTGATGGACTCTCTGGATCACTCGAATCCGATTTACATGATGAGTGACTCAGGTGCACGGGGGAACGCGTCTAACTTCACGCAACTTGCGGGTATGCGTGGTCTGATGGCCAACCCGGCTGGTCGTATCATTGAACTTCCAATCAAATCTTCATTCCGTGAAGGGTTGACGGTACTTGAGTACTTCATCTCTACACACGGTGCGCGTAAAGGGCTTGCGGATACAGCACTTAAGACAGCTGACTCAGGTTACTTAACACGTCGACTTGTTGACGTTGCGCAGGATGTTATCGTCCGTGAAGATGACTGTGGAACAGACCGCGGTCTGGAAATCAGTGCATTGATGGAAGGTACGGAATTGATCGAAGGATTGGATGAGCGTATTGAAGGCCGTCACACGAAGAAAACAATTTACCATCCTGAAACAGGTAAATTGATTCTTGAGAGAGACGGGCTGATTACAGCGGATGCTGCACGTAGCATACTGGATGCAGGTCTTGAAACGATCACGATTCGATCGGCATTTACATGTAACACGAAACACGGTGTCTGTAAGAAGTGTTACGGCATTAACCTGGCAACTGGTGAAACAGTTGAGGTTGGTGAAGCGGTTGGTATTATCGCTGCACAATCTATCGGTGAACCGGGTACACAGCTTACGATGCGTACATTCCATACAGGTGGAGTTGCAGGGGACGATATTACACAAGGTCTTCCGCGTATCCAAGAGATCTTCGAATCGCGTAATCCGAAAGGGCAAGCGGTTATCTCGGAAATCAAAGGTAACATTATTGAAATCGATGAAATCCGTGAAGGTCAGAAAGAAATTACCATTCAAGGTGAGGTTGAGACGCGTAAGTATCTTGCGCCGTACAATGCTCGTCTGAAAGTTCAAGTTGGCGATGCAATTGACCGAGGTGACGTTATTACAGAAGGTTCTATCGATCCGAAAGAATTGATTATTGTAAAAGACGTAGCCACTGTTCAAAATTACCTCTTGAAAGAAGTTCAAAAAGTATACCGTATGCAAGGTGTTGAGATCGGTGATAAGCACGTTGAAGTAATGGTTCGCCAAATGCTTCGTAAAGTGCGCATTATTGAAGCAGGTGACACGGATCTATTACCGGGTTCACTGCTTGATATTCATCAATTTGCAGATGCGAATGCAGTTGTGCTTAAAGCTGGAAAAGTTCCGGCGACATGTCGCCCTGTCATTCTCGGTATTACAAAAGCATCACTTGAAACAGAATCCTTCTTGTCAGCAGCTTCCTTCCAAGAAACAACTCGTGTCTTGACGGATGCAGCTATAAAAGGGAAAACCGACGAACTACTTGGTTTGAAGGAGAACGTTATTATCGGGAAACTTGTACCGGCTGGAACAGGCATGCAACGTTACCGTCACATCGTTATGGAGCAAGGTGGAGAGAAGAATTCAGCTAAGAAAGTTACGGCTGAATAA
- the rpsG gene encoding 30S ribosomal protein S7: MPRKGPVAKRDVLPDPIYNSKLVSRLINKMMVDGKKGTSQKILYGAFELVKERSGKEPLEVFEAALNNVMPVLEVKARRVGGANYQVPVEVRPDRRTTLGLRYLVNYSRTRGEKTMEERLANEILDASNNTGASVKRREEMHKMAEANKAFAHYRW; encoded by the coding sequence ATGCCTCGTAAAGGTCCTGTTGCAAAACGTGACGTACTTCCGGATCCGATTTATAATTCGAAACTCGTCTCACGTCTCATCAACAAAATGATGGTTGACGGTAAAAAAGGTACATCTCAAAAAATCCTCTATGGTGCGTTCGAGCTTGTGAAAGAACGTTCTGGTAAGGAGCCCCTTGAAGTATTTGAAGCGGCACTTAACAACGTAATGCCAGTTCTTGAAGTAAAAGCACGCCGTGTAGGTGGAGCAAACTATCAAGTTCCAGTTGAAGTACGTCCTGATCGCCGTACAACACTTGGACTGCGTTACCTTGTAAACTACTCACGCACACGCGGTGAGAAAACAATGGAAGAACGTCTTGCAAATGAAATTCTTGACGCTTCTAACAACACAGGTGCATCTGTGAAACGTCGCGAAGAAATGCATAAGATGGCAGAAGCGAACAAAGCATTCGCTCACTACCGTTGGTAA
- a CDS encoding class I SAM-dependent methyltransferase: MSEHYYSRDPKVKSDPKEWSAVLRGQTLRFKTDAGVFSKGEVDFGSRLLAEAFVMPESEGAILDVGCGYGPIGLSIAASFPERSIHMIDVNERALSLAAHNARQNDIANAKIYPSDAMSAVTTKGFAAILTNPPIRAGKETVFNFYEGAFMQLAVGGELWVVIQKKQGAPSTIDRLEELFGNVEVVVKKRGYYILRVEKY; the protein is encoded by the coding sequence GTGTCTGAACATTATTACTCGAGAGATCCGAAGGTGAAAAGTGATCCGAAAGAGTGGTCCGCGGTATTACGTGGGCAAACACTTCGTTTCAAGACGGACGCTGGCGTATTCAGTAAAGGTGAAGTGGATTTTGGTTCACGACTTCTTGCTGAGGCTTTTGTTATGCCGGAATCAGAAGGGGCTATTTTGGACGTCGGTTGTGGTTATGGTCCAATCGGTTTGTCGATTGCCGCATCTTTTCCGGAACGGAGCATTCACATGATTGATGTGAATGAACGAGCACTCTCTCTTGCTGCGCATAATGCAAGGCAAAATGATATTGCGAATGCGAAAATCTATCCAAGTGATGCAATGTCCGCGGTTACAACAAAGGGGTTTGCCGCAATTTTGACGAATCCGCCAATCCGTGCAGGAAAAGAGACGGTATTCAATTTTTATGAGGGGGCTTTTATGCAACTTGCGGTGGGTGGCGAGCTATGGGTAGTCATTCAGAAGAAGCAAGGAGCACCTTCGACGATTGATCGCTTAGAAGAGCTTTTTGGTAACGTTGAGGTAGTTGTTAAAAAGAGGGGTTATTATATTTTGAGAGTCGAAAAGTATTGA